The following proteins are encoded in a genomic region of Arachis ipaensis cultivar K30076 chromosome B02, Araip1.1, whole genome shotgun sequence:
- the LOC107626106 gene encoding protein SLOW WALKER 1 — translation MAEPLHSSQPKTFPVKPKLKPKPRTQNQTPESKYWSSFKNTQIQNLISVPSLTFSPSSPHPFAAAHSATVSIYKPQNDPLDSPTTTITSFKDVVSSLSFRSDGRLLAAGDLSGLVQVFDVGGGSAAARSALRRLRSHVRPVRFVHYPKLQRLRVISAGDDALVKVWDVAAGDSPVMELRGHRDYVRCGDSSPVNADTFITGSYDHTVKLWDVRVGDSKPAIEVNHGNPVEDVVFLPAGGMVATAGGNSVKFWDLISGGKLVCSMEGHNKTVTSLCVGRIGSGSDEELNQFRVLSVGLDGYMKVFDYSSMKVTHSMRFPAPLLSVAYSPDCKTRVIGTSNGIIYVGKRKIKEEEIEGRVSEKSLFWRIRPLEHTEKKVFRPSHFRYFQRGQGEKPSEGDYLIMRPKKEKLREHDKLLKNFRHGEALVSVLEGKNPGNVLAVMEELVSRKKLMVCVSNLDAEKLKLLLVFLRKYCTVPRYSGLLMGLARKVLEMRVDEIRGSEALRAHIRNLKRSIEEEIKIQQSLQEIQGIISPLLKIAGRR, via the coding sequence ATGGCGGAACCACTACATTCTTCCCAACCGAAAACCTTCCCCGTCAAGCCTAAACTAAAACCCAAACCCAGAACCCAAAATCAAACCCCAGAATCAAAGTACTGGTCCTCCTTCAAGAACACTCAGATTCAAAACCTCATCTCAGTTCCTTCCCTCACATTCTCCCCTTCCTCTCCTCACCCCTTCGCCGCCGCACACTCCGCCACCGTCTCAATCTACAAACCCCAAAACGACCCCCTCGATTCGCCAACCACTACCATCACCTCCTTCAAGGACGTCGTCAGCTCCCTTTCGTTTCGATCCGACGGCCGCCTCCTAGCCGCCGGCGACCTCTCCGGCCTCGTCCAGGTCTTTGACGTCGGCGGGGGATCTGCCGCCGCACGCTCCGCCCTCCGCCGCCTCAGGTCGCACGTACGCCCGGTCAGGTTTGTTCACTACCCGAAACTCCAACGTCTCCGAGTTATCTCCGCCGGCGATGATGCACTTGTGAAGGTGTGGGACGTCGCCGCTGGTGATTCTCCGGTGATGGAGCTACGCGGCCACCGGGATTACGTCCGGTGCGGAGATTCCTCTCCGGTGAACGCCGATACTTTTATCACCGGTTCCTATGATCACACGGTGAAGCTTTGGGATGTTAGGGTTGGGGATTCGAAACCGGCGATTGAGGTGAATCATGGAAATCCGGTGGAGGATGTTGTGTTCTTGCCGGCGGGAGGGATGGTTGCCACCGCAGGTGGGAATTCGGTGAAATTTTGGGACTTGATCTCCGGTGGGAAGCTCGTGTGTTCCATGGAAGGACACAACAAAACGGTTACTTCGTTATGTGTTGGAAGAATTGGAAGTGGTTCTGATGAGGAATTGAATCAATTTAGGGTTTTGAGTGTTGGGTTAGATGGGTACATGAAAGTGTTTGATTATTCATCAATGAAGGTTACACATTCAATGAGGTTCCCTGCGCCACTTTTATCTGTTGCTTATTCACCAGATTGTAAAACTAGGGTTATTGGAACCTCTAATGGGATCATATATGTTGGGAAGAGGAAGATTAAGGAAGAGGAAATCGAAGGCAGGGTTAGTGAAAAGAGCTTGTTTTGGAGGATTAGGCCTTTGGAGCACACTGAGAAGAAGGTTTTCCGGCCCTCGCATTTTAGGTACTTTCAGAGGGGGCAAGGTGAGAAACCCTCCGAAGGCGATTACTTGATTATGAGGCCGAAGAAGGAGAAGCTTCGCGAGCACGATAAACTTTTGAAGAACTTTAGGCATGGGGAAGCTCTGGTTTCAGTATTGGAGGGGAAAAATCCCGGGAATGTTTTGGCTGTGATGGAGGAACTAGTTTCAAGGAAGAAGCTAATGGTGTGCGTTTCGAATTTGGATGCAGAGAAGCTGAAGTTGTTGCTGGTGTTCTTGAGGAAGTATTGCACTGTGCCTAGATATTCCGGCTTGTTGATGGGGTTGGCAAGGAAGGTTCTCGAAATGAGAGTCGATGAAATTAGAGGCTCTGAAGCTCTCAGGGCTCATATCCGAAATCTCAAACGGTCTATAGAGGAGGAGATAAAGATTCAGCAGTCATTGCAAGAGATTCAGGGTATAATATCTCCTTTGTTGAAGATTGCAGGAAGGAGATAA
- the LOC107626107 gene encoding rho GTPase-activating protein 2-like yields the protein MPGLVMVTRGGGCGGGGKRARPDATAAEEEEQRQLSLVALLIAALRKSMVACRVDRPSEEVISTVHHNHQMEIGWPTDVQHITHVTFDRFNGFLGLPLEFQVEIPGRVPSASVSVFGVSAESMQCSYDSKGNSVPTILLLMQDRLYSQGGLKAEGIFRINPENSQEEHVRDQLNRGIVPDNIDVHCLAGLIKAWFRELPSGILDGLSPEQVLQCNTEEESVELVKQLKPTESALLSWAIDLMADVVEEEECNKMNARNIAMVFAPNMTQMSDPLTALMHAVQVMNLLKTLIMKNLREREETTTGYSPMSFRSSNHQSEEEYDSQRETDTSGELRGTKSDYNDHHPHYSHSSEGEEEREAESLSEIEECFLKQLDDDNTKGFSQQEPSGYLQEYINPISCCSGFSIKSIASIADGTINSSLSSIDGERLRTRVAAVSSNIEKSSPSIECTGTNDVKMIDKFSDSAPPLLASS from the exons atgccGGGGTTAGTGATGGTAACGAGAGGCGGCGGATGCGGTGGAGGAGGGAAGAGAGCGAGACCTGATGCTACGGCGGCGGAAGAAGAAGAGCAGAGACAGCTGTCACTAGTGGCGTTATTGATAGCGGCGCTGAGAAAATCTATGGTGGCTTGCAGAGTAGACAGACCATCAGAAGAAGTGATCTCCACTGTCCATCATAATCACCAGATGGAGATCGGATGGCCGACAGACGTCCAGCACATCACACATGTAACGTTTGATCGATTCAATGGCTTCCTCGGTCTCCCTCTTGAGTTCCAAGTTGAGATCCCCGGTCGCGTTCCCAGTGCTAG TGTGAGTGTGTTTGGGGTCTCAGCAGAATCTATGCAGTGTTCTTATGATTCCAAAGGAAACAGTGTCCCCACTATTCTATTGCTAATGCAGGACCGTTTATACTCACAAGGAGGCTTAAAg GCTGAAGGTATATTTCGGATAAATCCGGAAAATAGTCAAGAGGAGCATGTGAGGGATCAGTTAAACAGAGGCATTGTGCCGGACAACATCGATGTCCATTGCTTGGCCGGGCTAATTAAAGCCTGGTTCCGGGAGCTTCCTTCGGGGATACTAGATGGACTCTCACCAGAGCAAGTTCTTCAGTGCAACACGGAAGAAGAGTCCGTTGAGCTCGTGAAGCAGCTAAAGCCAACGGAGTCTGCATTGCTCAGCTGGGCTATTGATCTCATGGCTGATGTTGTGGAAGAGGAGGAGTGTAACAAAATGAATGCTAGAAATATTGCAATGGTTTTTGCCCCAAACATGACTCAG ATGTCTGATCCTCTAACTGCCCTGATGCATGCGGTTCAAGTGATGAACTTGCTCAAGACACTGATAATGAAGAATCTAAGAGAACGTGAAGAAACCACAACCGGATATTCTCCCATGTCATTTCGCTCATCGAATCACCAGTCCGAGGAAGAATATGACAGTCAGCGAGAAACAGACACCAGTGGTGAATTGAGAGGGACTAAGTCGGATTATAACGATCATCACCCTCACTATAGCCATAGCAGTGAAGGGGAGGAAGAAAGGGAGGCTGAATCTTTAAGCGAGATTGAAGAATGCTTCTTGAAGCAGTTGGATGATGATAACACAAAAGGGTTCTCACAACAAGAACCTTCAGGCTATTTGCAAGAGTACATTAACCCTATAAGTTGTTGCTCAGGTTTTAGCATCAAATCCATTGCATCAATTGCCGACGGAACCATAAATTCCAGCTTGAGTTCCATTGATGGAGAAAGGTTGAGGACAAGGGTGGCTGCCGTGAGCTCAAACATTGAAAAAAGCAGCCCGTCAATAGAATGTACAGGAACCAATGACGTGAAGATGATTGATAAGTTTTCCGATTCTGCTCCGCCGCTGCTTGCATCTAGTTGA